One region of Miscanthus floridulus cultivar M001 chromosome 19, ASM1932011v1, whole genome shotgun sequence genomic DNA includes:
- the LOC136527871 gene encoding 3-ketoacyl-CoA synthase 6-like — protein MGSSAAHQLKQLKPLYQHVVNNFVAVLAAPLAVAAVVNAARVGPDELIGRLQALRAVHVFLAVFVAAAAATLYVMLRPRSVYLVDYACFRTRPNCRVPFATFLEHAKLVTFVEGASIDERSVRFMTRLLERSGLGEETCLPPAHHYIPPYRNMEASRAEVELVIFSAIDDLLAKTGISPNAIDVLVVNCSLFAPIPSFTDMIIHRYGMRPDIRNVHLSGMGCSAGLISVGLAKNFLQVAPKGAHALVVSTETITPNYYVGKERAMLLPNCLFRIGGAAVLLSTSRARARFRLARVVRTLTGAQDSAYRCVFQEEDGEGHRGINLSKDLMTIAGDALKANITAIGPLVLPASEQLLFALSFIARRVLNRHVKPYLPDFRTAFEHFCIHAGGRAVIDELQRSLGLSDQDVEASRMALHRFGNTSSSSVWYELAYIEAKGRMRRGDRVWMIGFGSGFKCNSAAWECIAPACTAEGPWAESISRYPVDIPEVLKH, from the coding sequence ATGGGCTCGTCGGCGGCTCATCAGCTGAAGCAGCTCAAGCCGCTGTACCAGCACGTGGTGAACAACTTCGTCGCCGTGCTCGCTGCGCCGCTGGCCGTGGCGGCCGTCGTCAATGCGGCGCGCGTCGGTCCCGACGAGCTGATCGGCAGGCTGCAGGCGCTCCGGGCGGTGCACGTGTTCCTCGCCGTGTTCGTCGCGGCCGCCGCGGCGACGCTGTACGTGATGCTGCGTCCCCGGTCCGTGTACCTGGTGGACTATGCCTGCTTCCGCACGAGGCCCAACTGCCGCGTCCCCTTCGCCACCTTCCTGGAGCACGCCAAGCTGGTGACGTTCGTCGAGGGCGCCTCCATCGACGAGCGCAGCGTCCGGTTCATGACGCGGCTGCTGGAGCGCTCGGGCCTCGGGGAGGAGACGTGCCTGCCCCCGGCGCACCACTACATCCCGCCGTACCGGAACATGGAGGCCTCGCGCGCGGAGGTGGAGCTGGTCATCTTCTCGGCCATCGACGACCTGCTCGCCAAGACGGGCATCAGCCCCAACGCCATCGACGTCCTGGTGGTGAACTGCAGCCTGTTCGCGCCCATCCCGTCGTTCACGGACATGATCATCCACAGGTACGGGATGCGGCCGGACATCCGCAACGTGCACCTGTCCGGGATGGGCTGCAGCGCGGGGCTCATCTCCGTCGGGCTGGCCAAGAACTTCCTTCAGGTCGCTCCGAAAGGCGCGCACGCGCTGGTGGTGTCGACGGAGACCATCACGCCCAACTACTACGTGGGCAAGGAGCGCGCCATGCTGCTGCCCAACTGCCTGTTCCGCATTGGCGGCGCCGCCGTGCTGCTGTCCACTTCCCGCGCCCGGGCCCGGTTCCGGCTCGCCCGCGTGGTGCGCACGCTGACGGGCGCCCAGGACAGCGCGTACCGGTGCGTGTTCCAGGAGGAGGACGGCGAGGGCCACCGCGGGATCAACCTGTCCAAGGACCTGATGACCATCGCGGGCGACGCGCTCAAGGCCAACATCACGGCCATCGGCCCGCTGGTGCTGCCGGCGTCGGAGCAGCTCCTGTTCGCGCTGTCCTTCATCGCGCGGCGCGTGCTGAACCGGCACGTGAAGCCGTACCTCCCCGACTTCCGCACGGCGTTCGAgcacttctgcatccacgcgggCGGGCGCGCGGTCATCGACGAGCTGCAGCGCAGCCTGGGCCTGTCGGACCAGGACGTGGAGGCGTCGCGCATGGCGCTGCACCGGTTCGGCAACACGTCCAGCAGCTCGGTGTGGTACGAGCTGGCGTACATCGAGGCCAAGGGCCGCATGCGCCGCGGCGACCGCGTGTGGATGATCGGCTTCGGCTCCGGGTTCAAGTGCAACAGCGCGGCGTGGGAGTGCATCGCGCCGGCGTGCACCGCCGAGGGACCCTGGGCGGAGAGCATCAGCCGCTACCCCGTTGACATCCCCGAGGTGCTCAAGCACTAG